The sequence AGATCCAAAGGTAGATCAAGTAGTATGGACTCTTCATTCACTCCTCTGGTGGCAAGCCATTTATACTGAACAAAGCGACGAACGCGTTCCTGCAAGTCTGGAGGCAATTGGCGATGTCTCATCCATTGCTCAGTGTCATTCTTCCTAATCCTCCATTCTTCAAGTCTAACTGACATTGATTGCAAGTATGTCTAAACAATGGAGCACAAAAGAACTTGCATCTTATTTTCAGGTAGCAAAAAATATATATGGACTAATAAAGAATGCATGAAAAACTGGATGGTTTTCTTACCTGCATGTTTCCAATCAAAAGACAAAAGAGAATTAATCCAGCAAGACATAAGAAGATGCAGAAAAATGTCTCTGGGAGGTATGTGGTTGTGTCCAAATTCTGTCCATACGagctaaggaaaaaaaaaaataggacaGACTGAAAGTTAAAAGTGATAATCATTAGCAAAAATTGTTAAACTTCAAAAGATTTTTGCTATAAAGACAAATACTAGAATTTAGACATTTTCATCCACATAAATACACTTTTATGGATCCTTAGGTAGGTGGGAGTAACAAAAATTAGTTATGTTTTAGCATTTTGGTTGATATAAACTTGAGTTTGCAATAGTAGCAAAATATAGCAGCAGCATACCTTAAATTTCTTAATCCCCACCAAAGACAATAGAAGTATCTTTCCACAAAGTTAGTAGTAACAACATCATTGAGAAAAGCATCTGCAAACATGCCAAACTTATACTTGACGTTGAGCTTGGCCTTGGGATCGCATCTGTTAATAACTTGAGTGACATTTAGCCAGTGTTGCCTTGCAGGTGAACTCACACTGTTACAATCAAGAAAAGTAGGCAAGCAAGTTATGGTTTTTGATCTGTTCTCTCTTTCGCACTCTGCTTTCCAGCAGTTGAATTGTCTCCCAATTGAGGACAGATACCACGTTGCTCCTGTAATCTGTTTCACATTTCATGTTtcaacaacaaaattattaaattatcaaaaaGAAAGAGGTGCATGCTTTAATCATTTCACTGGTGATCTTACATGACTAGCTAGCATGTAGAGAAGAAGATTGTATGCGGCTGCAATCCAGGGGGTTTTGGCAATAACGCCAGTGGTTTTCGTGATACGCTGGTTCAAAGGAAAGATAAGAAAGAGCCTGGGAATATACTGAATTAGAACAAAGAGTGCAAGAGTGTTGTTGGCATGATCCGTGGTTGAAGAACTACTTGCTGGAATCACCAACCAAATCACAATCTGCATTGTGTgaccaaaagaaaataaatgaagctCTGAAAAGTGGTTAGCATGGGTTATattataaagaaaaaagaaaattgacATGCCTGGGGCAAAGGAATAGTGGCGGCAAGGTCGATAACAAAATCGGACTTCAAGTAGCGCATGGCGATTTCGTGAGGGTCCATGACAAGGTCACCACGGCCGAAGACTCTAGAATTGGGGGCGACGAAGGCGGTGCGGAACTTCAAGACCATGTGGAGGATGTAGAAGAGATCGGCAAAGGTTCGCATAATGGTGACGATGATGCTGAGTCTGGGGTCCGCCTTGAGGCAAGCGGTGCCACCCACCGTGGGGAGGAAGAAGTAAAGAGGGTCCACGAAGAGCGCGAGGAGACTTGCCACGAGGAACACCCTGTTCCAATACGCAACTATGTCGCTGTCCGGGTCTAGGATCTGGTAGCGCCATAGGATCTGGAATGCGTTCTCCTCGTCAGAGTTGGCGGTGTTTCTAGTTCTTGATCGGAGTCGCCCGAACTGGCGGAACTTTGACGCCGGCGTCGAAATTATTCTATACATCTTCCATGGCGGATTCCGGGGTTAACGGATTCCGCTGGCCAACCTTAAGCGCCGGGAGTATAGTTACTGATGAAGCAATGGAGCGATATTGAGAGAGAAATGGGATTAATTTGATATGGTAGAGAACAAGctaagaggaggaggaggaggaagaagaagaagggaatgAGGATTATTGGGGGAAGAGAGAATGGGAAAAATGGTGGTGATGATGTGGTAGGGGCTATTTTTTAACGTTGAGAAATAAAATGCGGGGAACTAGAGGAATTGCGCGAACGTAGGGGAATACATGAACATGTTGCATGCATATTGCTTCATAGAATGGAAGAGACTAGACAAGACAACACAACGTCCATTATCTTTCAACTTTTTTGCTGCTGCTTACTAAAAATTggcatttttgtttttttaattatttggttCTCAAAAATTATCGTTGTTCTTTCCATGCACTATCATTGGGTAAGTATTTGTGACATCTTtctataatattatttatttatttatttttatgttacagtggaaatgaaattaaatttatatacttGCAACATATTTTTTAGTGTTTTAGAAGGTTATTCCATAATTTTATTAACTGCAAAATGACTAAAAGAAAAATCTTTTAAATTGTCTTATTAACAAGTGTTCTAATGTcactttttaattaaaattagggtaaagtactaattGGTCCTATATGTTTGGGCGTAATCATGTtttagtccttaaggtttaaaatgttctatttgaatccaaaaaaagtttcatttaacttTAATATAGTCGTCTCAGCGTgaagtcaaagttaaataattaacgaaatgtcttATATGACAGCAGTACAATAATAAGatcgataatctgaaaaatacaaaCTACACAAGAACAAAATCAAAATTAACGTAAATGcattaatacatttatttatcattcttcttataatttaaataaaatattttctatagaactaagaaaaatgataaattttacataaaaatttaaataaatacagCATGAAAGATCATCAATGACACGGAATCTACCCAGCGTTACTTCTAAGATTCTTGTTAGGATTTAAGAAACCACAGACCAATATGATACATGGTCACGAAGATAGTTTCATCAAAGGATGTCCACTTTATTCTGGCTTTTATTACCATTTATCAAGAAGCATGATTGAGAAGCTAAATGATAATGAATAACCAATGTAATTCACCTTAAAAAGGAATATTAATGTCATGCAACTTAGCATGTTGACATTGCAATCCAAAATGCTTGAGATCTAAAAAAGGAAGATCCGGGGCTTCGATCAATGTTATTAGTTCTCACTTCCCACTTTGATGCATAAAGAACAACAGGGGAGAAGAGGTTTTCTCTAGGAGATTTCAAAGAGAAAATTTCATTGcattatttagttaaaaattgTACAGACGTTAAATCTTGAAGAAAATTGAAAATGTCCAAACATAAAAGTAAAGCTGTTCCTCAAAAATCCTTTTGCATGAATTCAGAACCAACTTAAGCATTTCCCACATATAACACTAGTATCTATAcctaaattgtaagaaaaattgCCACAATGATATTTTCCTTAACCATCTAAGATCTTCACATTTTAAAATTCTTTTCAAGATGCTACGGACAGGCCAGGAGCTTGGAACTAACATTGAAATGCCTACTTATTGCCGCAGATGAAGGCTAAGGAAACAGCTCAGATTATTCAAACGCAAAGAAGGAGAAACAAACGAAACAACAAAGATAATCATACTCATCAATAATAAtacatttctaattttttaaacttATTGACTATTGAATTTTTTAAACAACACTGACTATTGAATTTACATACATCGCTACTTTAAATCAATAGAAAGGGGAGgagagaaaaaaatgcagcaacaacaacagtaataaaaaaaatgacaataaaggtgaaacacgcgaagaaaaagaagaaaaaacgcaaagaagaaagagaagaagaagaaggaagaggaggaggaggaacgcagGATATAAAGAGGAACAAACGTGATTTTACGCGCGCGTTATGTAAgtgacttgtatgacttgtatgcTAAAAAGACTGGTATGTTGTAGCAATACTAACATAATATTGGATATTTAATAATTTACCAACCTAATACTGATCCATGCGAAGCTCGTGTTCGGCTTGGTTCAAGCCCTATATTGATCATATACTCTAACTAACCTATCTTATTTGTCCTTGTAATTGATTTTTTCCTAAATTAAATGTTTTAACCTGCACactctttgtttcttatttttcttttgtcaTTTTTTCCCTGCTTGTACGCCCACAAGCTAACCATAAGTATTTAGAGAATGATAAAATCAGAGGAAATTAAAGCAAGGGATTAGCAAATTGCATACTATAAATCAAAGCATTGTAATACCAGAAAAAAAATTATAGCATTGTAAAGTTTAAACAGTTTTACAGATTACAAAATTGATTCAAACATGAGTACATGACATATAATGCATGAGAAATGTTAGAGGATTATCACAAATTCTTTTAGTTTAGTAATCTAATAACATACTTTAGCCTATATTTTTAAATGATAGTTAATTGATGACCAAAAACATTAGATTTTGATAACCTTCTAGCATTTTTGACAATGTATAGAGTGGGTGATGTTAATTAAACAGACAAT is a genomic window of Arachis ipaensis cultivar K30076 chromosome B06, Araip1.1, whole genome shotgun sequence containing:
- the LOC107647610 gene encoding cyclic nucleotide-gated ion channel 18 isoform X1 produces the protein MYRIISTPASKFRQFGRLRSRTRNTANSDEENAFQILWRYQILDPDSDIVAYWNRVFLVASLLALFVDPLYFFLPTVGGTACLKADPRLSIIVTIMRTFADLFYILHMVLKFRTAFVAPNSRVFGRGDLVMDPHEIAMRYLKSDFVIDLAATIPLPQIVIWLVIPASSSSTTDHANNTLALFVLIQYIPRLFLIFPLNQRITKTTGVIAKTPWIAAAYNLLLYMLASHITGATWYLSSIGRQFNCWKAECERENRSKTITCLPTFLDCNSVSSPARQHWLNVTQVINRCDPKAKLNVKYKFGMFADAFLNDVVTTNFVERYFYCLWWGLRNLSSYGQNLDTTTYLPETFFCIFLCLAGLILFCLLIGNMQTYLQSMSVRLEEWRIRKNDTEQWMRHRQLPPDLQERVRRFVQYKWLATRGVNEESILLDLPLDLRREIQHHLCLSLVRRVPFFSQMDDQLLDAICERLVSSLSTEGTYIFREGDPVDEMLFIIRGQLESSTTNGGRSGFYNSITLRPGDFCGEELLTWALMPNSTLNLPSSTRTVKALSEVEAFALEAEDLKFVASQFKRLHSKKLQHAFRYYSQQWRTWASCFIQAAWRKYQKRKAARELSLKEGHFYMSLPEKDREMDQSGGSSSSPGNVRKVQNISTTILASRFATNTRKAKLRGSDPVPQLFKPDEPDFSVDREEV
- the LOC107647610 gene encoding cyclic nucleotide-gated ion channel 18 isoform X2, which translates into the protein MYRIISTPASKFRQFGRLRSRTRNTANSDEENAFQILWRYQILDPDSDIVAYWNRVFLVASLLALFVDPLYFFLPTVGGTACLKADPRLSIIVTIMRTFADLFYILHMVLKFRTAFVAPNSRVFGRGDLVMDPHEIAMRYLKSDFVIDLAATIPLPQIVIWLVIPASSSSTTDHANNTLALFVLIQYIPRLFLIFPLNQRITKTTGVIAKTPWIAAAYNLLLYMLASHITGATCVSSPARQHWLNVTQVINRCDPKAKLNVKYKFGMFADAFLNDVVTTNFVERYFYCLWWGLRNLSSYGQNLDTTTYLPETFFCIFLCLAGLILFCLLIGNMQTYLQSMSVRLEEWRIRKNDTEQWMRHRQLPPDLQERVRRFVQYKWLATRGVNEESILLDLPLDLRREIQHHLCLSLVRRVPFFSQMDDQLLDAICERLVSSLSTEGTYIFREGDPVDEMLFIIRGQLESSTTNGGRSGFYNSITLRPGDFCGEELLTWALMPNSTLNLPSSTRTVKALSEVEAFALEAEDLKFVASQFKRLHSKKLQHAFRYYSQQWRTWASCFIQAAWRKYQKRKAARELSLKEGHFYMSLPEKDREMDQSGGSSSSPGNVRKVQNISTTILASRFATNTRKAKLRGSDPVPQLFKPDEPDFSVDREEV